A region of Moorena producens PAL-8-15-08-1 DNA encodes the following proteins:
- the moeB gene encoding molybdopterin-synthase adenylyltransferase MoeB — translation MLNPNLDEIQLSKDEYERYSRHLILPEVGLDGQKRLKAASVLCVGSGGLGSPLLLYLAAAGIGNLGLVDFDVVDSSNLQRQVIHGTSWVGKPKIQSAKERILEINPHCQVDLYETLLNSENALEIMAPYDIIVDGTDNFPTRYLVNDACVLLNKPNVYGSIFRFEGQATVFNYEGGPNYRDLFPEPPPPGMVPSCAEGGVLGILPGIIGVIQATETVKIILGQGDTLSGRLLLYNSLNMTFRELKLGLNPERPVIEKLIDYQQFCGIPQAKEEEAKRQMDIKEMNVQELKELMESGADDFVLIDVRNPHEYDIAKISGSVLVPLPDIEQGSGVEKVKELVNGHRLIAHCKKGGRSAKALGILKEAGIEGINVKGGITAWSQEIDSSVPQY, via the coding sequence ATGTTAAATCCCAATCTAGATGAAATCCAATTAAGTAAAGACGAATACGAACGTTACTCCCGACACCTGATTTTGCCCGAAGTTGGGTTAGATGGACAAAAACGCCTCAAAGCTGCCAGTGTCCTATGTGTAGGTAGTGGTGGATTAGGTTCACCCCTATTGCTCTATCTTGCTGCTGCTGGAATTGGAAACCTAGGTCTAGTAGATTTCGATGTTGTAGATAGTTCTAATCTCCAGCGTCAGGTAATTCACGGGACGTCGTGGGTAGGTAAACCCAAAATTCAGTCGGCCAAAGAGCGGATTCTAGAAATCAACCCTCACTGTCAGGTAGACCTCTACGAAACCCTGCTGAATTCCGAGAATGCCTTGGAAATCATGGCACCCTATGACATTATCGTCGATGGTACGGACAACTTTCCCACCCGTTACCTAGTCAATGATGCGTGTGTACTTCTGAATAAGCCAAACGTCTATGGCTCTATTTTCCGGTTTGAGGGACAGGCGACAGTCTTTAATTACGAAGGTGGTCCCAACTACCGCGACTTGTTCCCTGAGCCCCCACCACCAGGAATGGTACCTTCCTGTGCCGAAGGAGGGGTTTTGGGCATTCTGCCAGGAATTATTGGCGTGATCCAAGCAACGGAAACGGTCAAAATTATTTTAGGCCAGGGGGATACCCTCAGTGGACGTTTGTTGCTGTACAACTCTTTGAATATGACTTTCCGGGAATTGAAACTGGGACTCAATCCAGAACGACCGGTGATTGAGAAGTTGATTGACTATCAACAATTCTGTGGCATTCCCCAAGCTAAAGAAGAGGAAGCCAAACGCCAGATGGATATCAAAGAGATGAATGTCCAGGAGCTCAAGGAACTCATGGAAAGTGGTGCGGATGATTTTGTTTTGATTGATGTCCGCAATCCCCATGAGTATGACATTGCTAAGATTTCTGGCTCAGTTCTAGTGCCATTACCGGATATTGAACAGGGTTCTGGTGTAGAAAAAGTCAAGGAGCTGGTTAATGGTCATCGCTTGATTGCCCATTGTAAAAAGGGAGGTCGCTCAGCGAAAGCCTTGGGGATTTTGAAAGAGGCTGGTATTGAAGGGATTAATGTTAAAGGGGGTATTACCGCCTGGAGTCAGGAAATTGATTCATCAGTACCGCAATATTAA
- a CDS encoding Mov34/MPN/PAD-1 family protein, with amino-acid sequence MGLTLDTQHQLAIENHAESTYPEECCGLLLGKHRGEVKTLLEVLPTPNNWDSEAADAYATVEGKPQGDYSRQRRFSIAPEVLLRAQKDARDRNLDIIGIYHSHPDHPAVPSEFDRAIAWQQYSYIIVAVEEGKACDFRSWSLDEHHQFQPEETIIIKG; translated from the coding sequence ATGGGCTTAACACTGGACACTCAGCATCAACTGGCAATTGAAAACCACGCAGAAAGCACCTATCCAGAAGAGTGCTGCGGTTTACTATTGGGTAAGCACCGGGGTGAGGTGAAAACGCTGCTTGAAGTATTACCCACACCGAACAACTGGGATAGTGAAGCAGCTGATGCCTATGCTACGGTTGAGGGCAAACCTCAGGGAGATTATAGCAGACAGCGCCGATTCAGCATTGCTCCTGAGGTGCTACTGCGGGCACAAAAAGACGCACGCGATCGCAATCTCGATATAATCGGGATCTATCACTCTCATCCGGATCACCCAGCGGTACCTTCAGAATTTGATCGTGCGATCGCATGGCAGCAATACTCGTATATTATTGTTGCCGTTGAGGAAGGTAAAGCGTGTGACTTCAGAAGTTGGAGCCTGGATGAACACCACCAGTTCCAGCCAGAAGAAACTATCATTATCAAAGGTTAA